The Kordia sp. SMS9 genome window below encodes:
- a CDS encoding TonB-dependent receptor, protein MNLKTKLTCIVMLLFCIATYAQEPYLLKGKVVDKADNQPIPGANIQVVKTSKGTTTNFDGNYQIEVKKGDVLQFSYVGYTSQTVIIDAQATINISLVEDTNALDEVVVIGYGTQKKSNLTGAMSTLNVEKKGLDKIAVSRLDDALVGQVAGLNVAATEGEAGSDPTIRIRGVGSLNGDSAPLIVIDGLVVDSDFLGNLDMNEVETFDILKDAASTSIYGSRGANGVIQITTKQGKDGKTTFSYNSFFGFKEARQSDDYYFTVAETVAAERAATGTLSNRTAYKELLVQTTGIDRDWQDVIFEGGTITTHSFNARGGNKNTKFSASLGYNHDEGVLLTDDYKRYNARLKLDTKLNDKIKLGVNFAPSYTRRRRFDGSTHDILRQAPWLPLYHDANTIQFVDTATYPNVQIGDYALQRHFDNYDLFGDGTVSQDISNTSNTNPAAKVLERDRNDYKFKIAGLFYGEYKIIDGLRFRASLGGDYQNTFRNRWQGVQSSRNLAAAASYFESNETRIHTLSEGYFTYDKAFGDHEFNIVAGASAEKWEWQGDSALGSGYTSDLVQTLSAATVLNEIESYIYEEGFSSLFARVNYAYKDKYLASLSFRRDGSSIFGVDNKYGNFPSASVGWVVSQEDFLSESEIVSTLKLRASFGITGNKDIDTGDNLTDLYPSISLLGTDNYNSQAAFVALNIANPELQWERLIEFNPGIDFGLFNNRITGSFDYYTRTSDQLLLFNPVPSSTGFSAALENLGEVRNSGIELELSSRNISTEDFRWNTTVIASHNKNELLDFADSNGQIQNVDSKRAAEWINLVGNPISSFYGWVVDREIPLEFINDPYHPVGGQAQDVYVKDLNGDGLIDDDDKTILGNPYPDLVWSVTNNFQYKNFDLSFMFQGSHGAEIRNMGDQYLFNHFNSGQDFSTSTTPDQSFIREKIFTDAIIQDASYIALRNLTFGYNLPDDLANRLGASSFRIYATGQNLLYFTADGYTGFNPESINDTSATTYGYQRAGSPIFSTVSFGVNVQF, encoded by the coding sequence ATGAATTTAAAAACTAAGCTTACCTGTATTGTGATGCTCCTCTTTTGCATTGCAACGTATGCACAGGAGCCTTACCTTCTGAAAGGGAAAGTTGTGGACAAAGCTGACAACCAACCTATTCCTGGCGCAAACATTCAGGTAGTGAAAACATCGAAAGGTACTACGACAAATTTTGATGGTAATTATCAAATTGAAGTAAAGAAAGGTGATGTATTACAATTTTCGTATGTTGGATATACTTCACAAACCGTAATTATTGATGCGCAGGCAACAATAAATATTAGCTTGGTAGAAGATACAAATGCTTTAGATGAAGTGGTTGTCATTGGATACGGTACACAAAAGAAAAGCAACTTAACAGGGGCAATGTCTACCTTAAATGTAGAAAAGAAAGGCTTAGACAAAATTGCAGTTTCAAGATTAGATGATGCTTTAGTAGGACAAGTAGCAGGTTTAAATGTGGCTGCCACAGAAGGGGAAGCAGGTTCCGATCCTACGATTCGTATTCGTGGTGTCGGTTCGTTAAATGGAGATTCTGCGCCTTTAATTGTAATTGACGGATTGGTTGTAGATAGTGATTTCCTTGGAAACTTAGACATGAACGAAGTAGAAACGTTTGATATCTTAAAAGATGCCGCTTCTACCTCAATATATGGTTCTCGTGGTGCCAATGGTGTTATTCAAATTACTACAAAACAAGGGAAAGACGGGAAAACAACGTTCTCTTACAATTCGTTCTTTGGTTTTAAAGAAGCCCGACAAAGTGATGACTACTACTTTACAGTAGCAGAAACTGTTGCGGCAGAACGCGCTGCCACTGGAACACTTTCCAACAGAACTGCGTATAAAGAATTACTTGTACAAACAACAGGAATTGATAGAGATTGGCAAGATGTTATTTTTGAAGGAGGAACCATCACGACACATTCATTCAATGCGCGTGGAGGAAACAAAAACACGAAATTTAGTGCCTCTTTAGGATACAATCATGATGAAGGTGTATTGCTAACAGATGATTACAAACGTTACAATGCCCGATTAAAATTAGACACAAAACTAAATGACAAAATAAAGCTAGGTGTCAACTTTGCGCCTTCATACACAAGAAGAAGACGTTTTGACGGATCTACACACGATATTCTAAGGCAAGCGCCATGGTTGCCACTATACCATGATGCCAACACGATTCAATTTGTAGATACAGCAACGTATCCAAATGTGCAAATTGGTGATTACGCACTTCAAAGACACTTTGATAACTACGATTTATTTGGTGACGGTACAGTGTCACAAGATATCAGTAACACATCCAATACAAATCCGGCAGCAAAAGTATTAGAGCGCGATCGTAATGATTACAAATTCAAAATTGCAGGATTGTTTTATGGTGAATATAAAATCATAGATGGTTTGCGATTTAGAGCAAGCTTAGGTGGTGACTACCAAAACACATTCAGAAACAGATGGCAAGGAGTTCAATCTAGCAGAAATCTTGCAGCTGCGGCAAGTTACTTTGAATCTAACGAAACTAGAATTCACACCTTATCGGAAGGATACTTTACGTACGACAAAGCTTTTGGAGACCACGAATTCAATATAGTGGCTGGAGCTTCTGCTGAAAAGTGGGAATGGCAAGGCGATAGCGCACTTGGATCTGGGTATACTTCAGATTTAGTACAAACCCTAAGTGCTGCTACCGTTTTAAATGAAATAGAATCATATATATATGAAGAAGGATTCTCTTCTTTATTCGCAAGAGTAAATTATGCTTACAAAGACAAATACTTAGCATCGTTAAGCTTTAGACGCGATGGTAGTTCCATTTTTGGTGTAGATAACAAATACGGAAATTTCCCTTCTGCTTCTGTAGGTTGGGTAGTTTCTCAAGAAGACTTTTTAAGTGAAAGTGAAATTGTAAGTACTTTAAAACTGAGAGCAAGTTTCGGTATTACAGGAAACAAAGATATTGATACAGGCGATAATTTGACGGATTTATATCCTTCAATCTCCTTATTAGGAACAGACAATTACAACTCACAGGCAGCGTTTGTAGCGTTGAACATTGCAAACCCTGAATTACAATGGGAGCGATTGATAGAATTTAACCCAGGAATCGACTTCGGATTGTTCAACAACAGAATTACAGGTTCTTTCGATTACTACACAAGAACGAGTGATCAACTATTACTATTCAATCCAGTTCCATCTTCTACAGGATTTTCGGCAGCGCTTGAAAACTTAGGAGAAGTGAGAAACTCAGGAATAGAACTTGAACTTTCGTCGAGAAACATTTCTACGGAAGATTTCAGATGGAATACAACCGTAATTGCTTCTCACAATAAAAATGAATTACTTGACTTTGCCGATTCTAACGGACAAATTCAAAATGTAGACAGCAAAAGAGCTGCAGAATGGATCAACTTAGTAGGAAATCCTATTTCGTCGTTCTATGGTTGGGTTGTAGATCGTGAAATTCCTTTAGAATTCATCAACGATCCATACCATCCAGTTGGCGGACAAGCGCAAGATGTATATGTAAAAGATTTAAATGGTGATGGACTTATTGATGATGATGATAAAACGATCTTAGGAAATCCGTATCCAGACCTAGTTTGGAGTGTAACGAACAATTTCCAATACAAAAATTTCGATCTAAGCTTTATGTTTCAAGGAAGTCACGGTGCCGAAATCCGTAACATGGGAGATCAGTACTTATTCAATCACTTTAACAGTGGACAAGATTTTAGCACATCTACCACGCCAGATCAAAGTTTCATCAGAGAAAAAATATTTACAGACGCCATCATACAAGATGCAAGCTACATTGCGCTTCGTAATTTGACATTTGGCTACAATCTTCCTGATGACCTTGCGAACAGATTGGGTGCATCTTCATTTAGAATATACGCAACAGGTCAAAATTTATTATATTTTACGGCAGATGGATATACAGGGTTTAACCCAGAATCAATAAACGATACAAGTGCAACAACCTATGGATATCAGCGTGCTGGTTCACCTATATTTAGCACGGTATCTTTTGGAGTAAACGTACAATTTTAA
- a CDS encoding cupin domain-containing protein encodes MKTFGASKEFIYDNDLDWEVVGEGVKRKIMGYDDKIMLVKVHFEKGGIGYKHEHHHSQVTYVESGSFEFSIGEETKVVKGGDTVYIPPHVLHGAICTEEGILIDVFSPIREDFME; translated from the coding sequence ATGAAAACATTTGGAGCAAGTAAAGAATTCATCTACGATAACGATTTAGATTGGGAAGTTGTGGGCGAAGGTGTAAAACGAAAAATAATGGGCTATGATGACAAAATCATGCTCGTAAAAGTGCATTTTGAAAAAGGTGGCATCGGATACAAGCACGAACATCATCACAGTCAAGTAACTTATGTAGAAAGTGGTTCTTTTGAATTTTCGATCGGGGAAGAAACAAAAGTTGTCAAAGGAGGCGATACCGTCTACATTCCACCTCATGTATTGCACGGAGCTATCTGCACAGAAGAAGGAATACTTATCGATGTATTCAGTCCGATTCGTGAAGACTTTATGGAATAA
- a CDS encoding polysaccharide lyase family 7 protein: MRFNISKSTFIFNTLLMSVILLCNSCAENKKENIENSVKPNEVIPFFQHWNLILGDGANVGKATDYDDKNYFYTANDANGNWVVFKSPNAGNTHGTSNNTRTELAQLKKWMPMTEATMNATLKVMNVATTGDATVAATYSVVVGQIHSADGHENEPLKIFYKKFPGHTKGSVFWNYEINTAGDDNSKRWDYSYPIWGYDFSVVGTDANTYPAEPKDGIALGEEFSYKVEIKDGMMHLTFTSKGHETKTFTKNLIASEYAKRSDIPQQVQQLFVPIGQDGVEREKAYTGEGLFFKLGCYNQTNGKDPKVNKVWCSGAETHNGDLQKQYADGNYAEVWFKKAKITISDDAISNAGYFEANDGLSKKTVYPSEVIPFMDKFKILLGDGTNVKNLVNYEQKDFFYTVIDGTRRWVVYKTPNSGVTSKNSSNTRTELQEKREWMPEEGGKLTGTCKVMQVSTSGDARVAASYATVVGQIHSGEGHENEPFKLFYKKFPKHTKGSVFWNYEINTAGDDNSGRWDYSTAVWGHDMSVIGKSKDDYPAEPADGIELGEEFSYEVNVYKGIMYLTFTSEGHPTKTFTKNLLKSEYVHKSDLPEQVKKLFVPIGQDGTERAEAYSGELNYFKQGAYNQTNGKSPEKNRVWCAGAETYGGDIAKQYENGCYTEVWFREATIGAGTPPNK; the protein is encoded by the coding sequence ATGAGATTCAACATATCCAAATCAACTTTTATTTTTAATACGCTATTGATGAGTGTCATTTTGCTATGTAATAGCTGTGCTGAAAACAAAAAAGAAAATATCGAAAACAGTGTGAAGCCAAACGAGGTCATACCATTTTTTCAACATTGGAATTTAATCTTAGGCGATGGTGCTAATGTAGGAAAAGCTACGGATTATGATGATAAAAACTACTTTTACACGGCAAACGATGCCAACGGAAACTGGGTAGTATTCAAATCGCCCAATGCAGGAAATACACACGGAACGTCCAACAACACACGCACAGAATTGGCACAACTCAAAAAATGGATGCCAATGACAGAAGCTACCATGAATGCTACACTCAAAGTAATGAATGTAGCTACTACAGGTGATGCAACAGTGGCAGCAACGTATTCGGTTGTAGTAGGACAGATTCATAGTGCAGACGGACATGAAAATGAACCGCTAAAAATATTCTACAAAAAATTCCCAGGACACACCAAAGGTTCTGTATTTTGGAATTATGAAATCAATACTGCTGGAGATGATAACTCAAAACGATGGGATTACTCATATCCAATTTGGGGTTATGATTTTTCTGTGGTCGGAACGGATGCAAATACCTATCCGGCAGAACCAAAAGACGGAATTGCATTAGGAGAAGAATTCAGTTACAAAGTGGAAATCAAAGATGGAATGATGCACCTAACTTTCACAAGTAAAGGACACGAAACCAAAACCTTCACCAAAAACTTGATAGCTTCAGAATATGCAAAGCGTTCAGACATTCCTCAACAAGTACAACAACTATTTGTGCCAATTGGTCAAGATGGCGTAGAACGTGAAAAAGCCTACACAGGCGAAGGATTATTTTTCAAACTTGGCTGCTACAACCAAACCAACGGAAAAGATCCGAAAGTAAACAAAGTTTGGTGTTCTGGCGCAGAAACACATAACGGAGACCTCCAAAAACAATATGCCGATGGCAACTATGCAGAAGTTTGGTTTAAAAAAGCAAAAATTACAATCAGCGACGATGCTATTTCGAATGCAGGATATTTTGAAGCAAATGACGGATTAAGCAAAAAAACAGTCTATCCAAGCGAGGTCATTCCCTTCATGGATAAATTTAAAATATTACTAGGTGATGGTACAAACGTAAAGAATCTTGTCAATTATGAACAAAAAGATTTTTTCTACACTGTCATTGATGGTACACGTCGTTGGGTAGTGTACAAAACGCCAAATTCTGGAGTTACCTCAAAAAATTCAAGCAATACTAGAACGGAATTACAAGAAAAAAGAGAATGGATGCCAGAAGAAGGTGGAAAACTCACAGGAACTTGTAAAGTAATGCAAGTTTCTACTTCGGGCGATGCTAGAGTAGCGGCTTCGTATGCAACAGTAGTTGGACAAATTCACAGTGGAGAAGGGCATGAAAATGAACCTTTTAAACTATTCTACAAAAAATTCCCAAAACATACCAAAGGTTCTGTCTTTTGGAACTACGAAATCAATACTGCGGGTGATGATAACTCAGGAAGATGGGATTATTCAACGGCTGTTTGGGGACACGACATGTCAGTTATTGGTAAAAGTAAAGATGACTATCCTGCGGAACCTGCAGATGGTATAGAACTCGGTGAAGAATTCAGTTATGAAGTCAATGTATACAAAGGAATCATGTACCTCACATTTACAAGTGAAGGTCATCCAACAAAAACATTCACTAAAAACCTACTGAAATCGGAGTACGTACACAAGTCTGATCTTCCAGAACAAGTCAAAAAACTATTTGTACCTATCGGACAAGACGGCACTGAACGTGCGGAAGCGTATAGTGGAGAACTCAACTACTTTAAGCAAGGTGCATACAATCAAACCAACGGAAAAAGTCCTGAAAAAAACAGGGTTTGGTGTGCAGGTGCAGAAACCTATGGAGGTGACATTGCCAAGCAATATGAAAATGGTTGCTACACAGAAGTATGGTTCAGAGAAGCTACAATAGGCGCAGGAACTCCACCAAATAAATAG
- a CDS encoding T9SS type A sorting domain-containing protein: MKTKLLFIAILFISFAEAQTLTLGAGTSSSATRGPFQRSDDGSSSVYSRASILYTATELAAMSPSATISQINFDLGSSNIITASGDATMTIYMRNSSATEVVASGSTWTDAINGATIVGTYTFNTTNNFPGATGYVSFALTTPFNYTGDALEVAVDWDCSNLVPADPLQPNLLFSGNGSLNWRWDNTAHQSLNYRAGSSSAPTTLTSRKAQRVNTQIVYSGATTPATSGQVIGEFPIMDGGMESQTAGNMSSAGSGQSGTAQTEWTVSSTGNSAVRDMTNNATLARTGDFSAAFQITSGSSNLRLQSPSTVAPNQLQINTEYTVQFFYSASADPGNDLDPGIYLNNTSGSNTTNKTDAIPFMANTWTKTYGTVTTGGAINASHWAVARMSGSNLTAVRVDDFVVYSGPYDDTAPSDPTTGTYANNSGIATVGWTAPAGGVDAGGYVVIKYTSMPNADNDPNQNGIYQFGGTTTNGTGGLTGTVIYIGTDTSFTDIYATGNFYKIYAVDKAFNYSNELIVSDATLSINDAETTTFRLYPNPSKGTLNIQTNTIGSVSVNMYDMLGKEVFTANNVTNSIDISNLNNGMYIVKISTNDGSITKKIIKE, translated from the coding sequence ATGAAAACAAAATTACTTTTTATAGCAATCCTTTTTATAAGTTTTGCAGAAGCGCAAACCCTTACGTTAGGCGCAGGAACATCTTCCTCTGCAACCAGAGGTCCTTTTCAACGTTCAGATGACGGATCAAGTTCTGTATATTCTCGTGCGAGTATATTGTATACTGCAACGGAATTAGCAGCTATGTCACCTTCTGCAACCATATCTCAAATTAATTTTGACTTAGGTTCTTCTAACATTATTACAGCTTCAGGCGATGCTACAATGACAATTTACATGAGAAATTCAAGTGCTACAGAAGTAGTTGCTAGTGGAAGTACTTGGACAGATGCCATAAACGGAGCTACCATCGTAGGAACCTACACATTTAATACAACAAATAACTTTCCTGGTGCTACAGGGTATGTGAGTTTTGCTTTAACAACACCTTTCAATTATACAGGCGATGCGTTAGAAGTTGCTGTAGACTGGGATTGCTCTAATTTAGTTCCTGCTGATCCTTTACAACCTAATTTACTATTTTCAGGAAATGGTTCGTTAAATTGGCGTTGGGACAATACAGCGCATCAATCCCTCAATTACAGAGCTGGTTCTTCATCCGCTCCAACAACACTAACAAGCAGGAAAGCGCAACGTGTAAACACACAAATTGTGTACTCTGGAGCAACGACGCCAGCAACATCTGGTCAAGTAATTGGTGAATTTCCTATCATGGATGGTGGTATGGAAAGTCAAACTGCAGGTAATATGAGTTCTGCGGGTAGTGGTCAATCTGGAACAGCCCAAACAGAATGGACAGTTTCATCCACTGGTAACTCAGCAGTTAGAGATATGACAAACAATGCAACATTGGCACGAACTGGAGATTTTTCAGCAGCATTTCAAATAACATCAGGAAGTAGTAATTTAAGATTGCAAAGTCCTTCAACCGTTGCTCCAAATCAATTGCAAATCAATACAGAATATACAGTACAGTTTTTTTACAGTGCAAGCGCAGATCCAGGAAACGATTTAGATCCTGGAATCTATTTAAATAATACGTCTGGAAGTAATACAACGAATAAAACAGATGCAATACCTTTTATGGCCAATACATGGACTAAAACGTACGGTACTGTCACAACAGGTGGCGCTATCAACGCATCACATTGGGCAGTTGCCAGAATGAGCGGAAGTAATTTAACAGCGGTAAGAGTAGACGATTTTGTTGTATATTCAGGGCCGTATGATGATACTGCTCCAAGTGATCCAACAACAGGAACGTATGCTAATAATTCAGGTATTGCTACAGTAGGTTGGACAGCTCCCGCAGGTGGCGTAGATGCTGGAGGTTATGTTGTTATCAAATATACCTCAATGCCGAATGCAGATAACGATCCTAACCAAAATGGAATCTATCAATTTGGAGGAACCACAACAAACGGAACAGGCGGTCTTACAGGAACCGTAATCTATATTGGAACCGATACAAGCTTTACAGACATTTATGCAACAGGGAATTTTTATAAAATATATGCGGTAGACAAAGCGTTCAATTACTCTAATGAACTAATAGTATCAGATGCAACTTTAAGTATAAATGATGCGGAAACTACTACTTTCAGACTGTATCCAAATCCAAGTAAAGGAACGCTAAACATTCAAACGAATACCATTGGTTCAGTTTCGGTAAATATGTACGATATGTTAGGGAAAGAAGTGTTCACTGCCAATAACGTAACAAATAGTATTGATATTTCTAATCTTAACAACGGAATGTATATAGTTAAAATTTCAACCAACGATGGAAGTATCACCAAAAAAATAATCAAAGAATAA
- a CDS encoding polysaccharide lyase family 7 protein — MHTQKSFIKHKNKVVTLLLATVFTIGCSNNDELTPPTGTTTNTPSSDVPAAEVPTVNFADINFSNWKVTLPVDENNNGKPDEYLPNELINFGYQTLTSVQPFMYDDTEDESLVFYTYPESSTTNSSYSRTELRELINPSNSRENWTLSEGGTMKGRLKVVSVSQDTNSSDEFHDVIIMQIHGILSEEDVNAFNFPSNNGPPLIKIYWKDGYIWSHKKSLVDESTSGDALLTTSNTIWTDVKQNLGYVGYDAFNFEIIASDARISVQLNNNTPYIYEDISLDKWPFENYFKAGNYLTTTDNNAFSYIKYYNLYITH, encoded by the coding sequence ATGCACACACAAAAATCATTCATAAAACACAAAAATAAAGTAGTAACTCTTTTGTTAGCTACTGTATTTACTATAGGTTGTTCCAATAATGATGAATTAACTCCTCCAACAGGAACCACAACAAATACACCGTCAAGCGATGTTCCGGCAGCTGAAGTACCGACAGTAAATTTTGCAGATATCAACTTTTCTAATTGGAAAGTAACGCTTCCTGTAGATGAAAATAATAACGGAAAACCCGATGAATATCTGCCGAACGAATTGATCAATTTTGGCTATCAAACACTCACGTCTGTACAACCTTTTATGTATGATGATACAGAAGATGAATCGCTCGTTTTTTATACATATCCTGAAAGTTCAACCACAAATAGTTCCTATTCACGAACCGAATTGCGCGAACTCATCAATCCAAGCAACTCAAGAGAAAATTGGACCTTATCAGAAGGCGGCACGATGAAAGGTCGTTTAAAAGTAGTTTCTGTTTCACAAGATACCAACTCAAGTGATGAATTTCACGATGTCATCATCATGCAAATTCACGGAATCCTCTCGGAAGAAGATGTAAATGCATTCAATTTTCCGTCAAATAACGGTCCGCCATTAATTAAAATTTACTGGAAAGACGGATACATTTGGTCACACAAAAAATCATTGGTAGATGAAAGCACTTCTGGAGACGCATTATTAACGACTTCAAACACAATTTGGACAGATGTCAAACAAAACCTTGGCTACGTAGGCTATGATGCATTCAATTTTGAAATTATTGCGTCCGATGCGCGAATAAGTGTACAACTGAACAACAATACACCGTATATATACGAAGATATAAGTTTGGACAAATGGCCTTTTGAAAACTATTTCAAAGCAGGAAACTATTTAACTACTACTGACAACAACGCATTTTCCTATATAAAATACTACAATCTTTACATAACGCATTAA